A stretch of the Cumulibacter soli genome encodes the following:
- a CDS encoding class II aldolase/adducin family protein, producing MSEHDVLASRCRDIAERGVALGGAGNVSIRVGDTVLITRAGLRLERATAADMCALTLDGEQLSGARPSSETGLHLGIYRRSEARAIVHTHSRVSVAVGLVLDELPRVHYNIRRLGGRVPTVPYYVFGSAELADAVGDQVAAGHASVLMRNHGSVSCASSLAEAIEFTEMTDWLCDVYLTARQLGEPSVLSAEQLDEVAAQAARLDYGSA from the coding sequence ATGAGCGAGCACGATGTACTGGCCTCGCGTTGCCGCGATATCGCCGAGCGCGGCGTGGCGCTCGGCGGCGCCGGGAACGTCAGCATCCGGGTCGGCGACACCGTACTGATCACCCGCGCCGGGCTGCGACTCGAACGCGCCACCGCAGCGGACATGTGCGCCCTCACCTTGGATGGCGAACAACTCAGCGGTGCACGACCCTCCTCGGAGACCGGGCTGCATTTAGGGATCTATCGCCGTTCTGAGGCCCGCGCCATCGTGCACACGCATAGCCGCGTGTCCGTGGCCGTGGGCCTGGTCCTCGACGAGTTACCGCGAGTGCACTACAACATTCGACGTCTAGGCGGCCGGGTGCCGACCGTCCCGTACTACGTATTCGGTTCGGCAGAACTCGCCGACGCGGTAGGCGATCAGGTCGCGGCCGGCCACGCGTCGGTTCTCATGCGCAACCATGGATCGGTGAGTTGCGCGAGTTCGCTGGCGGAAGCGATCGAGTTCACCGAGATGACGGACTGGCTGTGCGATGTCTACCTCACGGCCCGGCAACTCGGCGAGCCCTCGGTGCTATCTGCCGAACAACTCGACGAGGTCGCCGCCCAGGCTGCGCGACTCGACTACGGATCGGCGTGA
- a CDS encoding SDR family NAD(P)-dependent oxidoreductase translates to MELNLAGRRALVTGGTRGIGRAVVEALVDEGAQVAFCARTPDGVAAAQNELAERGRVHGSAVDVGDPQALTAWVASCAAELGGIDIVVANVSALAIPDTPENWQSSFSVDMMGSVRLVEAALPHLRRGNCPSIVTISSVSGREIDFTAGPYGVMKAAIVHYTQGLAYNLAAEGIRANTVSPGNTYFEGGVWESIENGDPTLFDSALGLNPTGRMARPEEIAAGVVFLASDKASFISGTNLVIDGALTRGVQL, encoded by the coding sequence ATGGAACTCAACCTCGCTGGCCGTCGTGCACTCGTCACCGGCGGTACCCGCGGAATTGGTCGAGCCGTCGTCGAGGCTTTGGTGGACGAGGGCGCGCAGGTGGCGTTCTGCGCCCGAACACCGGACGGCGTCGCCGCCGCGCAGAACGAACTCGCGGAGCGGGGACGGGTTCACGGTAGCGCTGTGGACGTGGGCGACCCGCAGGCGCTGACGGCATGGGTAGCGTCGTGTGCGGCAGAACTCGGCGGAATCGATATCGTGGTCGCCAATGTCAGCGCGCTGGCGATCCCCGATACGCCAGAGAACTGGCAGAGCTCATTCAGCGTCGACATGATGGGGTCGGTACGGCTGGTGGAGGCCGCTCTGCCGCATTTGCGCCGCGGGAACTGCCCGTCAATCGTGACCATTTCAAGTGTGTCCGGTCGGGAGATCGACTTCACCGCGGGACCGTACGGTGTGATGAAGGCCGCGATCGTGCATTACACGCAGGGGCTCGCGTACAACCTCGCGGCAGAAGGCATCCGCGCCAATACGGTCAGCCCGGGCAATACCTACTTCGAGGGCGGCGTGTGGGAATCCATCGAGAACGGCGATCCGACCCTTTTCGACTCAGCACTCGGCCTGAACCCGACCGGCCGGATGGCGCGTCCGGAGGAGATCGCTGCCGGCGTGGTGTTCCTCGCCTCCGATAAGGCGAGTTTTATCAGCGGTACGAACCTCGTCATCGACGGCGCACTTACCCGCGGCGTCCAATTGTGA
- a CDS encoding acetamidase/formamidase family protein gives MQTVTFAPSPDQYAFTFGGVDPVLKINPGTAMQLWCQDAYCGRISSLHDKASECLVPTELNPQTGPFYVNGAEAGDTLAIHIVDLTPAHTQGASALIPYFGGLTSTPQNPTLQPALDERTYIYEYDAQTDTVRYAAQGSDLVLDLPANPMLGTVGVAPAAREVRTSLVPDAFGGNMDTPQMRAGTTCFLSVNVDGALFSLGDGHYRQGEGESCGTAVEGAMHVTVIVDLIKGGGGAWPRLETDDALCVIGSGRPLEDAWRISQVDMVGWLGDLYGLDPIDAYQLVAQIGQVPIANVVDTNFSAVTKIDKSLLPEVSAYGGMHQRMREAARTLGTITY, from the coding sequence ATGCAGACCGTGACGTTCGCACCCAGTCCCGATCAGTACGCCTTCACGTTCGGTGGCGTCGATCCTGTCCTCAAGATCAATCCCGGCACGGCCATGCAATTGTGGTGCCAGGATGCGTACTGCGGCCGAATTTCCTCGCTGCACGATAAGGCCTCCGAGTGTCTGGTCCCGACGGAACTGAACCCACAGACCGGTCCGTTCTACGTCAACGGCGCCGAGGCTGGCGACACGCTCGCGATCCACATCGTCGATCTGACGCCGGCGCATACCCAAGGTGCCTCGGCGCTGATCCCATACTTCGGCGGATTGACGAGTACGCCGCAGAACCCCACGCTGCAGCCCGCACTCGACGAACGCACCTATATCTACGAATACGATGCCCAGACCGACACCGTCCGGTACGCCGCACAGGGCAGCGACCTGGTGCTCGATCTGCCGGCCAATCCGATGCTCGGCACTGTTGGCGTCGCCCCTGCGGCCCGGGAAGTCCGCACCTCGCTGGTGCCTGATGCCTTCGGCGGCAATATGGACACGCCACAGATGCGCGCCGGCACCACATGTTTCTTGAGCGTCAACGTCGATGGCGCGCTGTTCTCGTTGGGCGATGGCCACTACCGGCAGGGCGAGGGGGAGTCGTGCGGCACCGCAGTGGAGGGAGCCATGCACGTCACCGTGATCGTGGATCTGATCAAGGGTGGAGGCGGCGCCTGGCCACGGTTGGAAACCGATGACGCGTTATGCGTGATCGGTTCGGGCCGCCCACTCGAGGATGCCTGGCGGATCAGCCAGGTTGACATGGTCGGTTGGCTCGGCGACCTGTACGGTCTCGATCCGATCGATGCCTACCAGTTGGTGGCACAGATCGGGCAGGTGCCGATCGCCAACGTGGTCGATACGAACTTCAGCGCTGTCACCAAGATCGATAAATCGTTGCTGCCAGAAGTTTCGGCGTACGGCGGCATGCACCAGCGGATGCGCGAGGCCGCGCGCACGCTCGGCACCATCACCTACTAG
- a CDS encoding energy-coupling factor transporter transmembrane component T family protein, whose protein sequence is MLIGAYQPGSSIMHRLSAGVKLGTLLVLGIALAIIGGWPSAVAALALSVGIAALARIRLWRLLRSLLMLIVMMAALAGYLAWQHGWEQALAVSGDMLALAVLATVITATTPVDEVLDVVTRAIRPLRRVGVNPDAVALAFSLMLRAIPLSVQIAQETRMAAKARGLQRNPRAILSPMVIRMISQARRTGEALHARGVVD, encoded by the coding sequence GTGCTGATCGGGGCGTACCAACCCGGCTCGAGCATCATGCACCGGCTGTCGGCGGGGGTAAAACTCGGCACGTTGCTGGTGCTCGGCATCGCGCTGGCCATCATCGGCGGCTGGCCGAGCGCGGTAGCGGCACTGGCACTGTCCGTCGGGATCGCCGCGCTCGCTCGGATTCGGCTGTGGCGGCTGTTGCGCAGTCTGCTGATGCTCATCGTCATGATGGCCGCACTCGCGGGGTATCTGGCTTGGCAGCATGGCTGGGAACAGGCGCTCGCGGTTAGCGGTGACATGCTGGCGTTGGCCGTGCTGGCCACGGTGATCACCGCGACGACGCCGGTCGATGAGGTGCTGGACGTTGTCACGCGGGCGATACGTCCGCTGCGGCGCGTGGGCGTGAACCCCGACGCGGTCGCGCTGGCCTTTTCGCTGATGCTGCGCGCGATCCCGCTGTCGGTACAGATCGCCCAGGAAACTCGGATGGCCGCAAAAGCCCGCGGGCTACAACGCAACCCGCGCGCGATCCTGTCCCCGATGGTGATTCGGATGATCTCCCAGGCACGACGTACCGGCGAAGCACTTCATGCGCGAGGCGTCGTCGACTAG
- a CDS encoding energy-coupling factor ABC transporter ATP-binding protein, with amino-acid sequence MPTATAERTILQPVTLDLPERRIALIGENGSGKSTLARLLNGLIEPTSGRVLVDGLDVVRDGVKARRKVGFMFTDPAAQIVMPTVIEDVALSLRRTHRSKTERREAALAVLAEHGLDHLADQTVHGLSGGQRQMLALIGVLATSPDVLVADEPTTLLDLRNARRIGNLLMSLPQQVIIVTHDLDLAARCERGIVVADAQIAYDGPATDAVEWYRASVLEDVC; translated from the coding sequence GTGCCCACCGCAACGGCCGAACGTACGATTCTGCAGCCGGTCACCCTCGACTTGCCCGAGCGCCGCATCGCGCTCATCGGCGAAAACGGATCGGGCAAATCCACGCTCGCCCGCTTGTTGAATGGCCTGATCGAGCCCACTTCCGGGCGGGTACTGGTCGATGGACTCGACGTCGTGCGCGATGGCGTCAAGGCGCGCCGCAAGGTCGGGTTCATGTTCACCGATCCGGCCGCGCAGATCGTGATGCCCACCGTGATCGAGGACGTCGCCTTGTCGCTGCGGCGTACACATCGCAGTAAGACCGAACGGCGAGAGGCAGCGCTCGCCGTCCTCGCTGAACACGGACTCGATCACTTGGCCGACCAGACCGTGCACGGGCTGTCCGGTGGGCAGCGCCAGATGCTCGCCCTGATCGGAGTACTGGCGACGAGCCCCGACGTTCTCGTCGCCGACGAACCGACCACGCTGCTGGATCTGCGAAACGCTCGACGGATCGGCAATTTGTTGATGTCCCTACCGCAGCAGGTCATCATCGTCACCCACGATCTCGACCTTGCCGCGCGATGCGAGCGTGGAATCGTGGTGGCCGACGCTCAGATTGCGTACGACGGGCCCGCCACCGACGCGGTGGAGTGGTACCGAGCGTCCGTACTGGAGGACGTGTGCTGA